The Litchfieldia alkalitelluris genome has a window encoding:
- a CDS encoding Crp/Fnr family transcriptional regulator, translating to MVKLKSHARPTLSVELNELLKSAEHTLPIKKGTFLFQEGMPATELYVIRSGRIKISKLSSDGRELSLRICTCDEIVGELTLFTEEAKYIFNAVVVESGEVAVINKNELERKLFENNKLAFEFMKWMSDHFRKTQTKFRDLVLYGKKGALYSTLVRMTNSYGVKTEDGILIDLPLTNQELANFCATTRESVNRMLNDLRGKNILSIKKGKITIHDLNFIKKEINCEECPAVFCSIE from the coding sequence ATGGTTAAACTGAAAAGTCATGCTCGACCAACTCTATCTGTTGAATTAAATGAATTGTTAAAATCAGCAGAGCATACATTACCTATTAAAAAGGGAACCTTTTTATTTCAAGAGGGAATGCCTGCAACAGAATTATATGTGATCCGCTCGGGACGCATTAAAATTAGTAAACTCTCTTCTGATGGAAGAGAACTCTCACTCCGAATTTGTACTTGTGATGAAATAGTAGGCGAATTAACCTTATTTACTGAAGAAGCTAAGTATATCTTTAACGCAGTGGTTGTAGAAAGTGGCGAAGTCGCTGTGATTAATAAGAATGAACTCGAGAGAAAATTATTTGAAAACAACAAACTAGCGTTTGAATTCATGAAATGGATGAGCGATCATTTCAGAAAAACACAAACAAAATTTCGAGACTTAGTTCTTTATGGGAAAAAAGGAGCCTTATACTCCACATTAGTACGAATGACAAATAGTTATGGAGTAAAAACAGAGGACGGAATTTTAATTGATTTACCGTTAACGAATCAAGAGCTTGCCAATTTTTGTGCGACAACAAGAGAAAGTGTAAACAGAATGCTTAATGATCTTAGAGGAAAAAATATCCTTTCGATCAAAAAAGGAAAAATTACCATTCATGATTTGAACTTTATAAAAAAGGAAATTAATTGTGAAGAGTGTCCCGCTGTTTTTTGTAGTATCGAATAA
- the modB gene encoding molybdate ABC transporter permease subunit: MEELFWSPIKLSISIALISGLIVLCSGIIIARLMVVKNFKGKIIVETVLMLPIVLPPTVIGFFLIVIFGNNGPIGRLILALFDQSLMFTWGAAVIASTVVAFPLMYQTAKAGFHSIDKAIEEASAVDGATGVQTFFFISIPLALKTIIAGFVLSFARALGEFGATLMFAGIIPGKTLTLPTGIYVAIDSGNMTLAWAWVITTVIISFIMLLITYLIK; this comes from the coding sequence ATGGAAGAATTATTTTGGTCACCAATTAAATTATCAATCAGTATTGCACTTATATCCGGACTTATTGTTTTATGTTCTGGGATTATTATCGCAAGATTAATGGTCGTGAAAAATTTTAAAGGTAAAATTATAGTTGAAACGGTTTTAATGTTACCCATTGTGCTGCCACCTACTGTGATTGGTTTTTTTCTCATCGTTATATTCGGGAATAACGGGCCTATAGGACGGCTCATTCTTGCTTTGTTTGATCAATCTTTAATGTTTACATGGGGGGCGGCAGTGATAGCTTCAACAGTTGTGGCCTTTCCTCTTATGTATCAAACAGCTAAAGCAGGATTTCACTCCATTGATAAAGCGATTGAAGAAGCTTCTGCAGTTGATGGTGCAACTGGAGTGCAAACCTTTTTCTTTATTTCAATTCCACTTGCTTTAAAGACAATTATTGCGGGGTTTGTATTGAGTTTTGCTAGAGCTTTAGGGGAGTTTGGAGCAACCTTAATGTTTGCTGGTATTATTCCTGGTAAAACACTTACTCTACCTACAGGGATCTATGTGGCAATTGATTCAGGGAATATGACATTGGCATGGGCTTGGGTGATAACCACGGTTATTATTTCGTTTATCATGCTTCTTATTACATATTTAATTAAGTAA
- the mobB gene encoding molybdopterin-guanine dinucleotide biosynthesis protein B, whose product MAVEITTPPILQVVGYQNSGKTTVVEKIVKSLTSKDLRIGTIKHHGHGGEPESSDKGKDTERHRLAGAAVSSVEGEGVLQIQMKKKSWKLDEIITLYSQVQLDLIIIEGYKKERYPKLVILRNQEDMELLNKTQHVVAVISWLPNEHHRLIKQPVFSINAQEELLEWIEQFVRDYNG is encoded by the coding sequence ATGGCCGTGGAAATAACAACCCCACCTATTCTTCAAGTGGTTGGTTATCAAAATAGTGGAAAAACCACGGTTGTTGAAAAAATAGTTAAATCTTTGACTAGTAAAGATTTAAGGATAGGAACAATTAAGCATCATGGCCATGGAGGGGAACCTGAATCATCTGATAAAGGAAAAGATACTGAACGTCATCGTTTAGCTGGTGCAGCAGTAAGCTCTGTTGAAGGCGAAGGGGTTCTTCAAATTCAAATGAAAAAAAAGTCTTGGAAATTAGATGAAATTATCACATTATATTCTCAGGTTCAGCTAGATTTAATCATTATTGAGGGATATAAAAAAGAGCGATATCCGAAATTAGTCATTCTACGTAACCAGGAAGATATGGAACTTTTGAATAAAACACAACATGTGGTAGCAGTTATTTCATGGCTACCCAATGAACATCATCGTTTAATTAAACAACCGGTTTTTTCTATCAATGCACAAGAAGAGTTGTTGGAATGGATCGAACAGTTTGTGAGGGATTACAATGGATAA
- a CDS encoding YwiC-like family protein, whose protein sequence is MKILLPKQHGAWAMLVIPFLLGIFLGSPTWLHIPLFIGWLFLYLATYPLLMVIKNKNRELHVKWTVIYLVPVVFSLVIVVISNVHFIFFGLIMLPFFLVNIYYAKRKNERALINDFSAIIAFSIGGLASYYAGVGVIDQIALMIFTLSSLFFIGSTFFVKTMIREKKNVTYKWISWGYHAGLVMLLIVVGYPLLVIGYLPSLIRAIYLYGKNLSIMKIGILEIINSVIFFLATLIFVS, encoded by the coding sequence ATGAAAATATTATTACCAAAACAGCATGGAGCATGGGCAATGCTTGTGATTCCGTTTTTATTAGGAATATTCTTAGGATCACCAACGTGGCTTCATATACCATTATTCATTGGCTGGCTATTTCTTTATTTAGCAACCTATCCACTTTTAATGGTGATAAAGAATAAGAATAGAGAGTTACATGTTAAATGGACCGTTATTTATTTAGTTCCAGTCGTTTTTTCATTAGTGATTGTTGTCATTTCAAATGTTCACTTCATATTTTTTGGCTTAATCATGTTACCGTTCTTCTTGGTAAATATCTACTATGCTAAAAGAAAAAATGAACGAGCCTTAATCAATGATTTTAGTGCGATAATCGCTTTTTCAATTGGTGGATTAGCAAGCTACTATGCTGGAGTAGGAGTCATTGATCAGATTGCGTTAATGATATTTACTTTATCTAGTCTCTTTTTTATCGGAAGTACCTTTTTTGTGAAAACAATGATTCGAGAGAAAAAAAACGTAACCTACAAATGGATTTCATGGGGATACCATGCAGGCTTAGTTATGCTTTTAATTGTAGTTGGATATCCCCTCCTAGTTATCGGTTATTTACCAAGTTTGATTAGAGCCATTTATTTATACGGTAAGAATCTATCAATCATGAAAATTGGTATATTAGAAATCATTAATTCTGTCATATTTTTTCTAGCTACTTTGATTTTTGTTTCGTAA
- the argJ gene encoding bifunctional ornithine acetyltransferase/N-acetylglutamate synthase — protein MQLTTDKVKINKLDNGSIVTPRGFTSAGIHAGLRYAKKDIGVIVCEVPASSGAVYTQSHFQAAPLKVTQQSIATEQKLQAIIVNSACANACTGEQGMIDAFKMRELCAEHLGLNENHVAVCSTGVIGELLQMDKIAAGIKLLQPDQTKDAAEDFQTAILTTDIVMKKACYQIEVDGKTITFGGAAKGSGMIHPNMATMLAFITTDANIESSHLQAAISEMTDITFNQITVDGETSTNDTVLVMASGLAENDSLSPTHPEWNKFKSGLHLIFQDLAKQIARDGEGATKLVEVKVAGAKTNEDARIIAKKIVGSNLVKTAIYGTDANWGRIIGAIGHSNAVVNPETVDVSIGTITMLKASQPVSFLEEAAKDYLNQNEVLINVNLNIGEGEGTAWGCDLTYDYVKINASYRT, from the coding sequence TTGCAATTAACAACTGATAAAGTAAAGATAAATAAACTAGATAACGGGTCAATTGTAACACCTAGAGGATTTACGTCTGCAGGAATCCATGCAGGACTCAGGTATGCAAAGAAAGACATAGGGGTTATTGTGTGCGAGGTACCAGCAAGCAGTGGGGCCGTTTATACACAAAGTCACTTTCAAGCTGCTCCATTAAAGGTAACACAGCAGAGTATAGCTACAGAACAAAAGCTACAAGCAATTATTGTTAATAGTGCATGTGCAAATGCATGTACGGGTGAACAAGGCATGATTGATGCTTTTAAAATGAGAGAGCTTTGTGCAGAACATTTAGGCTTGAATGAAAATCATGTCGCTGTTTGCTCGACAGGTGTAATTGGTGAATTACTACAAATGGATAAAATTGCAGCTGGAATTAAGTTGTTACAACCTGATCAAACGAAAGATGCAGCAGAGGACTTTCAAACAGCCATCTTAACTACTGATATTGTGATGAAAAAAGCATGTTATCAAATTGAAGTTGATGGGAAAACCATTACATTTGGTGGTGCGGCAAAAGGATCAGGAATGATTCATCCAAACATGGCGACAATGCTTGCATTTATAACAACAGATGCAAACATAGAATCAAGTCACCTACAAGCGGCGATAAGTGAAATGACTGATATCACATTCAATCAGATTACTGTTGATGGAGAAACATCAACAAATGACACGGTTCTTGTGATGGCAAGTGGGTTGGCTGAAAACGATTCTTTATCACCAACTCATCCTGAGTGGAATAAATTTAAATCAGGATTACATCTTATTTTTCAAGATTTGGCTAAACAGATTGCTAGAGATGGCGAAGGGGCAACAAAGCTGGTTGAAGTAAAAGTAGCCGGAGCAAAGACGAATGAAGATGCTAGAATTATTGCAAAGAAAATTGTTGGTTCAAATTTGGTTAAGACAGCAATTTATGGAACAGACGCAAACTGGGGTAGAATTATCGGGGCAATTGGTCACAGTAATGCAGTCGTTAATCCAGAAACGGTGGATGTTTCAATCGGAACAATAACGATGTTAAAAGCTAGTCAGCCTGTATCATTTTTAGAAGAAGCTGCTAAAGATTATTTGAATCAGAATGAAGTACTAATTAATGTGAACTTAAACATTGGTGAAGGTGAAGGTACTGCTTGGGGCTGTGACCTAACCTATGATTATGTCAAAATAAATGCTAGTTATCGTACTTAA
- a CDS encoding molybdopterin molybdotransferase MoeA: protein MVERRKPIPVEEAVRNVMNFAAPGLVEEISINECYGRFLAEDLTATHDVPPFNRSPYDGFAIRSIDSKNANQNHPIEFEVIDEIGAGYVTKKKVEAFQAIRIMTGAQMPSDCDAVVMLELTKEYKRNGIDYMSIKRSFKEGDNISFQGEDTTKDTVLVKKGSFINPGVKALLATFGYDKVKVAKKPIVGVFATGTELLDVHESLVPGKIRNSNSHMIMAQIERAGAIPTYLGKLPDDFELCYKAIEDAISEVDLFITTGGVSVGDYDYLPAIYEKLGAQVLFNKIAMRPGSVTTIAVLNGKLLFGLSGNPSACYVGFELYTRPVIRTYLYSDSPHLQKITAQLATDFLKPNPFTRFVRSKLSFEKGSVLVAPSGLDKSNVVSSTAGANALMVLPGGTRGYEKGSFVEVLLLEDQEGSQWPWK, encoded by the coding sequence ATGGTTGAAAGGCGAAAACCAATACCAGTAGAAGAAGCAGTCAGAAACGTAATGAACTTTGCGGCACCAGGTTTAGTAGAAGAGATTTCAATTAATGAATGTTATGGTCGTTTTCTGGCAGAAGATTTAACTGCCACTCATGATGTCCCGCCGTTTAACCGATCTCCTTATGACGGATTTGCTATACGATCAATCGATTCAAAAAATGCGAACCAAAATCATCCTATCGAATTTGAAGTTATTGATGAAATCGGTGCGGGATATGTGACTAAAAAGAAAGTTGAAGCTTTTCAGGCAATAAGAATCATGACAGGGGCACAAATGCCAAGTGATTGTGATGCAGTAGTTATGCTAGAACTTACAAAAGAGTATAAAAGAAACGGTATAGATTATATGAGTATTAAGAGATCCTTTAAAGAAGGAGATAATATTTCATTTCAAGGAGAAGATACAACCAAAGATACCGTTCTTGTAAAAAAAGGATCATTTATAAATCCAGGTGTGAAAGCCCTACTTGCAACATTCGGATATGACAAAGTGAAAGTTGCGAAGAAACCTATTGTTGGAGTGTTTGCGACAGGGACAGAATTACTAGATGTGCATGAATCATTAGTACCTGGGAAAATAAGAAATAGTAATTCCCATATGATTATGGCGCAAATTGAACGCGCAGGAGCTATACCGACTTATTTAGGAAAGCTTCCTGACGATTTTGAGCTGTGTTATAAAGCAATCGAGGATGCTATCTCAGAGGTGGATTTGTTTATTACAACTGGTGGGGTTTCAGTAGGGGACTATGATTATCTACCAGCTATTTATGAAAAACTTGGAGCACAGGTTTTATTTAATAAAATAGCCATGCGGCCTGGAAGTGTCACAACAATTGCTGTTTTAAACGGAAAGTTGTTATTTGGATTGTCAGGAAATCCATCTGCATGTTATGTAGGATTTGAATTGTATACACGGCCAGTTATAAGAACTTACTTATATTCAGACTCACCCCATCTACAAAAAATAACTGCACAACTAGCAACTGACTTTTTGAAACCGAATCCGTTTACTAGATTTGTTCGTAGTAAATTATCTTTTGAAAAAGGGTCCGTTCTGGTTGCACCTAGTGGGTTAGACAAGTCTAATGTTGTTTCGTCAACTGCAGGTGCCAATGCATTAATGGTTTTACCAGGTGGAACACGGGGGTATGAGAAAGGCAGTTTTGTAGAAGTTTTGCTCTTAGAAGATCAAGAGGGAAGTCAATGGCCGTGGAAATAA
- the moaD gene encoding molybdopterin converting factor subunit 1 gives MITVLLFAHLQEVLGKEKIEIDCAPLTVAELKQYLKESFGFEQISQVMIAINEEYGVDEDVIQPGDIVALIPPVSGG, from the coding sequence ATGATTACAGTTTTACTTTTTGCACACCTCCAGGAAGTGTTAGGAAAAGAAAAAATTGAGATTGATTGTGCTCCGTTGACTGTTGCTGAGTTAAAACAATATTTAAAAGAGTCATTTGGCTTTGAGCAAATCAGTCAAGTGATGATTGCAATTAATGAGGAATATGGGGTTGATGAGGATGTTATTCAACCTGGAGATATTGTTGCACTTATCCCTCCAGTAAGTGGCGGTTAA
- a CDS encoding TIGR04053 family radical SAM/SPASM domain-containing protein — MFDRDFNKDPFIVIWELTRACQLNCLHCRAEAQYKRNPFELSFEEGKKLIDDIYSMNNPMLVFTGGDPLMRPDVYDIAEYAIKKGVRVSMTPSATPNVTKEAIQKAKQVGLARWAFSLDGPTAEIHDHFRGTAGSFELTMNSINYLHELEIPVQINTVISNYNINVLEEMAALVEKLDCVLWSVFFLVPTGRGKDEDMITPAQHEHVFRWLYELSKKVPFDIKTTAAQHYRRVVIQSKMRESKVEKEIVKYKDALMEGKTGSFDGLGRAPKGVNDGNGFVFISHIGDVYPSGLLPVKAGNVRETSLPEIYRESPIFKDLRNPDMYKGKCGVCEFRFVCGGSRSRAYAATGDYLESEPYCVYIPESLRKKKEPTKS, encoded by the coding sequence ATGTTTGATAGAGATTTTAACAAAGATCCTTTTATTGTCATTTGGGAATTAACACGCGCTTGTCAATTAAATTGCTTGCATTGTCGTGCAGAAGCACAATATAAAAGAAATCCATTTGAACTGTCATTTGAAGAAGGAAAAAAGCTTATTGATGATATTTACTCGATGAATAATCCTATGCTGGTTTTTACAGGTGGAGATCCATTGATGCGACCAGATGTCTATGATATCGCTGAATATGCGATAAAAAAGGGCGTACGAGTATCAATGACTCCTAGTGCTACCCCCAATGTAACAAAAGAAGCAATTCAAAAAGCGAAGCAAGTGGGGCTTGCTAGGTGGGCATTTAGCTTGGATGGTCCTACAGCTGAAATCCATGATCATTTTCGGGGAACAGCGGGTTCATTCGAGTTAACAATGAATTCAATTAACTATTTACATGAGTTAGAAATACCAGTCCAAATAAATACGGTGATATCAAATTATAATATAAATGTTCTAGAGGAAATGGCAGCATTAGTAGAAAAGTTGGATTGTGTTTTATGGAGCGTGTTTTTCCTCGTGCCAACAGGTCGTGGTAAGGATGAAGATATGATTACTCCAGCACAACATGAACATGTATTCCGTTGGCTGTACGAGCTTAGTAAAAAAGTACCGTTTGATATAAAAACAACCGCTGCTCAGCACTATCGTAGAGTAGTTATTCAATCAAAAATGAGAGAATCAAAAGTTGAAAAAGAGATTGTTAAATATAAAGATGCATTAATGGAAGGTAAAACAGGATCTTTTGATGGCTTAGGAAGAGCACCAAAGGGAGTTAATGATGGGAATGGTTTTGTGTTTATCTCGCATATTGGGGATGTTTATCCCAGTGGGTTGCTTCCTGTTAAAGCGGGAAATGTGAGAGAAACTTCTTTACCTGAAATTTATCGTGAGTCTCCAATTTTTAAAGATTTAAGAAACCCAGATATGTATAAGGGCAAATGTGGAGTATGCGAATTTCGTTTTGTTTGCGGTGGTTCAAGATCCCGTGCATACGCTGCAACTGGAGATTATCTTGAAAGTGAGCCTTATTGTGTGTATATTCCGGAAAGCTTGAGAAAGAAGAAAGAGCCAACTAAAAGCTGA
- the mobA gene encoding molybdenum cofactor guanylyltransferase — protein sequence MEKNEQIVGILLAGGVSRRFGSQKAFANLLDKPMFMYSLEVLKQTSDKVIVTSHPKISSQLARFCHEKIIEDVAAYRGLGPLAGLYSGMIEETGDWYTVLPCDTPKVSGKLMNRILSYRSKDIDAIIPKIKGKIQPLIGVYSARMTPMIKELLDKENLRMTSLLELGRIRYLTDVELNSMEEEFNNVNYPSDL from the coding sequence ATGGAAAAAAATGAACAGATTGTTGGAATTTTACTAGCTGGAGGGGTGTCACGGCGTTTTGGAAGTCAAAAGGCGTTTGCGAATTTGCTCGATAAACCAATGTTTATGTACTCCTTGGAAGTGTTAAAACAAACTTCTGACAAAGTGATTGTTACGAGTCATCCAAAAATCAGCTCCCAGCTTGCTAGATTTTGTCATGAAAAAATAATCGAGGATGTAGCTGCCTATAGAGGGCTTGGGCCTTTAGCTGGATTGTACTCAGGCATGATTGAAGAAACAGGAGATTGGTATACTGTTTTACCCTGTGATACGCCAAAAGTAAGTGGGAAATTAATGAATCGTATATTAAGCTACAGAAGTAAAGACATAGATGCAATCATCCCAAAAATAAAGGGGAAAATTCAACCGTTGATAGGGGTTTATTCGGCCCGTATGACGCCAATGATTAAAGAGCTTTTAGACAAAGAAAACCTAAGAATGACTTCTTTATTAGAGCTGGGAAGGATAAGGTACTTAACTGATGTCGAGTTGAATTCAATGGAGGAAGAGTTTAATAACGTGAATTATCCATCAGATTTATAA
- the yjfP gene encoding esterase — protein sequence MVIIENRIVGQIPTLHIVKEESKDHSLPLIIFFHGFTSAKEHNLHFAYLLAEEGYRVILPDSLYHGERATQFKGINLSLKFWDIVLTNIKELSLLKDELISLNLVDRERIGVAGTSMGAITMLGALTQYEWIKTAVSLMGSPHYEGFCRGLIAGFRKQGTKLPLTDEQIEQQIALLKKFDLGHQPEKLNGRPILFWHGKNDEVVPFQFTYEFYKQIQPFYKGNEENLKFLEDPTRGHKVSREALLETVEWFRKHL from the coding sequence ATGGTTATCATCGAAAATCGAATAGTTGGTCAAATACCAACCTTACATATTGTAAAAGAAGAAAGTAAAGACCATTCATTACCATTGATTATCTTTTTTCATGGCTTTACAAGTGCAAAGGAACATAATTTGCACTTTGCTTACTTATTGGCTGAAGAAGGATATCGTGTTATTCTCCCTGATTCATTGTACCATGGTGAGAGGGCTACTCAATTCAAAGGGATAAACTTAAGTCTTAAATTTTGGGACATTGTTCTTACTAATATTAAAGAATTATCTTTATTAAAGGATGAATTGATTTCTCTTAATTTAGTTGATAGAGAACGGATAGGCGTTGCGGGGACCTCCATGGGAGCCATTACTATGTTAGGAGCCCTTACTCAATATGAGTGGATAAAAACAGCTGTGAGTCTAATGGGAAGTCCCCATTACGAAGGGTTTTGTCGAGGCTTAATTGCTGGATTCAGGAAACAAGGAACTAAGCTACCATTAACAGATGAACAAATTGAACAGCAAATTGCATTACTGAAGAAGTTTGACCTAGGTCACCAACCTGAAAAGTTAAATGGAAGACCGATATTGTTTTGGCATGGTAAAAATGATGAGGTTGTTCCATTTCAATTTACTTATGAATTCTATAAACAAATCCAACCCTTTTATAAGGGAAATGAAGAAAACTTGAAGTTCTTAGAAGATCCAACCCGTGGACATAAAGTATCAAGGGAAGCCTTACTTGAAACCGTAGAATGGTTTAGGAAGCATCTGTAG
- a CDS encoding molybdenum cofactor biosynthesis protein MoaE, producing the protein MDNNLFLITKAPLSIEEVTAKVVRREAGAVTTFIGTVRELTKGKRTLYLEYDAYVPMAEKQLSRIGEEIKEKWPDATTAISHRIGRLEISDIAVIIAVSTPHRKDAYQANEYAIERIKQIVPIWKKEHWENGEMWMGNQLETIEYPEGHPQKEELE; encoded by the coding sequence ATGGATAACAATTTATTTTTAATAACAAAAGCACCTTTAAGTATTGAAGAAGTAACAGCAAAAGTGGTTCGACGTGAGGCTGGTGCAGTCACAACCTTTATTGGAACGGTTAGGGAATTAACGAAAGGGAAGCGAACATTATATTTAGAATATGATGCATATGTTCCTATGGCAGAAAAACAACTCAGTCGTATTGGTGAGGAGATCAAGGAAAAATGGCCAGATGCAACAACGGCAATCAGCCACAGAATTGGTCGCTTAGAAATATCCGATATTGCTGTAATTATTGCAGTATCAACACCTCATCGAAAAGATGCATATCAAGCGAATGAATATGCAATTGAGCGCATAAAGCAAATTGTACCAATTTGGAAAAAGGAACATTGGGAAAATGGAGAAATGTGGATGGGGAATCAGCTAGAAACAATTGAATACCCTGAAGGTCATCCACAAAAGGAGGAGTTAGAATGA
- the argC gene encoding N-acetyl-gamma-glutamyl-phosphate reductase, whose translation MKAAIIGVTGYSGIELVRLLENHPYVTIHSVHSSSQVGALLKESYPHLVNLINHQLEEINTEKIAQEVDVVFLATPAGIASKLAIEFLNQNVKVIDLSGDFRLKDPQVYEAWYKKSAASTDHLQKAVYGLSEWNREKITSASFISNPGCYPTATLLGLAPLVKNKMIDEKSIIIDAKSGVSGAGRNASLATHYAEINDNLKIYKVNQHQHIPEIEQILKSWNEEVNTITFSTHLVPMTRGIMATIYANANNDSFTTDSLLDLYKTSYENKPFVRIREKGVYPSTKEVHGSNFCDISVTYDERTGRVTIVSVIDNLVKGAAGQAIQNLNIMMNIDEKTGLHRIPMFP comes from the coding sequence ATGAAGGCTGCAATCATTGGTGTGACTGGATATAGTGGAATTGAATTAGTTAGACTTTTAGAAAATCATCCATATGTGACCATTCATTCTGTACATTCATCATCACAAGTAGGCGCATTATTAAAGGAAAGTTATCCGCATTTAGTGAATCTTATAAATCATCAGTTAGAAGAAATTAATACTGAGAAGATAGCTCAAGAAGTAGATGTAGTTTTTCTTGCGACACCAGCAGGAATTGCTTCAAAGCTTGCCATCGAATTCTTAAATCAAAATGTAAAGGTAATTGATTTATCAGGAGATTTTAGATTGAAGGATCCTCAAGTTTATGAAGCATGGTATAAAAAATCAGCAGCTTCAACTGATCATCTACAAAAAGCTGTATACGGATTGTCAGAATGGAATCGTGAGAAAATCACTTCAGCAAGTTTCATATCAAATCCAGGTTGTTACCCAACAGCCACACTTTTAGGATTGGCTCCTCTTGTGAAAAATAAGATGATTGATGAGAAATCTATCATTATTGATGCAAAGTCTGGAGTTTCTGGTGCAGGAAGAAATGCTTCATTGGCAACACATTACGCTGAAATTAACGATAACCTTAAAATATATAAAGTAAATCAACATCAACATATTCCTGAGATTGAGCAGATCTTAAAATCATGGAATGAGGAAGTAAATACAATTACATTCAGTACCCATCTTGTTCCGATGACACGAGGGATTATGGCAACTATTTATGCGAATGCAAACAATGACTCGTTCACAACTGATAGTTTACTTGATTTGTATAAAACTAGTTATGAAAACAAACCTTTTGTAAGGATTAGAGAAAAAGGTGTGTATCCATCCACTAAAGAAGTACATGGCTCGAATTTTTGCGATATTTCCGTCACTTATGATGAGAGGACTGGGCGAGTTACAATTGTTTCAGTGATTGATAACCTCGTAAAGGGTGCGGCAGGTCAAGCGATTCAAAATTTAAATATAATGATGAACATCGATGAAAAAACTGGATTACATCGAATTCCAATGTTTCCGTAA
- a CDS encoding metal-sulfur cluster assembly factor has translation MDKALEENIMGALETVNDPELGVDIVNLGLVYGAQLDDAGVATVTMTLTSMGCPLAGTIAEDVKRALIDLPEIKEVEVNIVWNPPWTKDKMSRYAKIALGVRD, from the coding sequence ATGGATAAAGCTTTAGAAGAAAATATTATGGGTGCATTAGAAACTGTAAATGATCCAGAGCTTGGTGTAGATATCGTCAATCTTGGTTTAGTATATGGTGCCCAGCTCGATGACGCAGGAGTAGCTACAGTTACAATGACATTAACTTCAATGGGATGCCCTTTAGCTGGGACAATTGCTGAAGATGTAAAACGAGCGTTAATTGATTTGCCTGAAATCAAAGAAGTTGAGGTTAACATTGTGTGGAATCCACCATGGACTAAGGACAAAATGTCCAGATATGCAAAAATTGCACTAGGTGTTCGTGACTAA